Sequence from the Bacteroidota bacterium genome:
CACGCTGCCCGAGGCCGGTGAGGCGACGGTGGCAGTCTTCGACGTACTCGGTCGGCGGGTGGCGCGGCTGCACGCCGGGCCGCTGGCGGGCGGCACGCACCGCTTCCGGCTGGAGGCGGCAGGGCTCCCGAGCGGGGTGTATCTGGTTCGCGTAGAGGGTGGCGGTGCGTCCCTCGTGCGCCGGTTGACGGTAGTACGGTGAGCGTCTACGAGCCGCCGAAGCGGTAGCGGAGTTGGAGGGTGAGGTCGCGCACGCGCAGCCTCAGATCTCGCCCAGCCTCCATACTACTCCGCCAACTCCCGGAGAAAGTCGGTCGGCGAGAGAACGGCAATGCCTCGGTACGGGTGGAGCACCAGCAGATCGGCGTCGCTGCTGACGAGCACGTCGGCTGCGCTGTCGAGCGCTAGCGCAAGGAACTTGTTGTCGTCCAGGTCGCGGCAGTCCGTTACAGACGTCGTGACGGGCACAAAAGAGAGCAACCCCTCAAACCAGTCCAAGAAGGCCGTCCGCTCGGCGTCGTCGAGGTATCGGTCGAACTTCGGCCTGGACAGACGACTCGTGAGTTCCGAATAAGCCGCTACCGAGGCGCACAGCTCTCCGTGGAGCGCGGCCTGCACGAGGGCCGCGCGCGGTTTGCCTTCCGGGCTGAGGGCGGCACCGATGACGGTGCTGGTGTCGAACACGAAGCGCTGCCATTCAGCCATCGCCGCGCAACAACTCCTCTAGCCGGGCGTCGGTCAGGCCACGCTCGCGGGCCGTGGCTGCCATCTGGTTCATACGCCGTTCCAGTTCGCGCACCTGCTCGTCACGCGACATGACGGCCTGAGCTACTGCTTCTTTCGCCCGCTCCCGTTGCTCCGGCGTCGCGTCGCGGAAGCGTCGCGCTACGTCGCTTGGCACGGTTAGTATGATCTCTTCGGTCTGCATGAGGCGTCTCAGGATGCCAAAATTCTTCCCACTGCAGCGCGCACAAGCAGTTCCCGCTACGCCGGAAACGCTCAGCGCTAGCCGCCGAAGCGGTAGCGGAGTTGGAGGGCGAGGTCGCGCACGCGCGGGCCATCGATCTCGCTGAGCCCGCTGCTGACCGTCGGCCGGTCCTCGAAGCGCGTCGAGGCGAGCTTCGCGCGGAGGTCGAGCCCCTCGAACCGGCCGCCGGGGCGGAAGCTCAGCATGGCGTAGGTCCGCGTGCCGCGCCCGAAGAGGAGCGTGTTGGCGAAGACGCCGGTGAGGTCGTTCTCGAACTGGTAGAGCCGGGCGTCGAAGCCCTCGGTGTCGAAGAACGTCAGCCGCGCGTCGAGCCGGAGCGCCTTCGTGAGTTGCCAGCGCACGTCCTGGAAGAGGAGCACGCCGGTCGCGGCCGGCTGGTCGGCCTGGCGGTAGTGCGACCCCTCGATCCGGGTGCGGAAGCGGAGGTCGCGGTTGGCGAGGTACTCGCCCTGGACGCGGAGGCTGCGCCGCGTCTCCGGCACCAGGCCTTCGAGGACGGCTCCGGTCGGCTGAGCAAAGTCGGCCGCCGTCTCGCGCGTCTCGGTCCGGCCCTGGGCGTAGAGCGTGAGCCAGCGGCGGGGGGTGTGCTCGACGTAGAGCAGCGCCTCGTGGCCTGTCGCCGGGCGCGGGACGGCGAAGCGCACCCACGGGAAGCGGTACTGGTCGAAGAAGCCCGAGACCACCCACCGCCGCGCCGGGCGCAGCTTCAGGCCGAGGTAGAGCCCGGTCTCGTTCTGCCCGCGCCCGTTGCGCTCGCCGAAGGCGTAGCCGTGGAGGCTCGCGAAGTCGCGCGGGTAGTGCCGGGCGAGGACGACGGCGTCGAGCCGGTCGAGGCTCGCCTCGGCCCCGCCGACCCCGGCAACGACACCGTCCGACGACGCGACCTCGCCGAAAAGCTGGAACGTGCCGAGGAAGACGTTGGCGTAGGCGCTCGCGACCGTCGCGGCGTCGCCCGCGAAGTCGAACCGCTCGAAGGGTCGCTCGCCGGGCGCAACCGGGTTGTCAAATCGGGCGCTGTAGCCGACTACGCCGACCGTCGCCCGGTCGAACCGGACCTCTGCGCCGCCGCCGAAGAGGGTCTGGCCGAGGGCGTCCTTGCGGGCGATCTCACTCGGGGTCCGGTGCAGCCCGTCGGCCGGCAGCCCAGCGACGGTTGCGTCGGTGATCGGGGCCTCGACGTCGGTCGTGTCGACGTCGTTGAACGAGGCGTCGAGCGCGCGGCGGCTCCCGAAGGCGGTGAGGTAGAGGGCGGGCGTGACGGCGACCGTCGCCCCGACGCCGCGGAAGAACCGGTTCTCGTCGGTCGAGCCGTAGGGCCGGAGGCCGCGCCCGCGCCGGATGAGCGGGCGGACCGACGCGCGCCCCTTCCCGAACCCGGCGGCCCGCCACAGCGCGAGCCCCTGCCCGAACTCCGCCACGTAGTCGCCGACGACGAGCGCCTCGATCCGGCCCACGCGGAGCGCGGCGAGGTGGAACGAGGCGAAGTCGTAGCCGACGCTCTCGCCCTCGAACGTGAACTGCTCGCCGGGGTCTTTTTCGAGCGTGACGTTCGCGCTGACGTTCCGGCGGTAGGTCGCCCGGACGCGGGTGTAGATCCGCTCGGGCGAGCCCGCGAACCGCGTCGGCGCGTCGGGATCGTCCACCAGGCTGTCGGGGAGCGCGTCGAACCCCTCGCCGAGGTCGAGCCGCCGCGTCAGCCGCTGGAGCACCTCGACGCGCGCCCCGGCGCGGACCTCGGCGAGCGACGGCACCGACGGGTACGGCGAGATCGTCCGAACGACGGCGAGTTCGGGGCCGATCCTCAGGTACGGCCGCGCCTCGAAGAACACGTCTTCGGTGACGCCCTCGACGCTCCGAAGCTCGGGGATCGACCCGAACGGCCCGGACGTCTCGCGGAAGCGGACGATGGTTTCGGCGACGAGCGGCGAGAAGGCGGGGACGAGCGCGAGGTCCTCGGCCGGGGCCGTGTTGATGTCGAGCGGGTTCTCGCGGAGGTCGGCGAGCAGTTCCAGCAGGTCCGTCGGATCGCCGGAGATCTCGTCGTCGGTGAGGTCTTCGAGGACGGCCTCGGCCTCGGTCCCGGTCGTGCCGGGCACGGGCTGGGCGAGCGCGACGGGGCTAAGAGCGAAAGCCAGGAAGAGCGGAAGCA
This genomic interval carries:
- a CDS encoding T9SS type A sorting domain-containing protein, with the protein product TLPEAGEATVAVFDVLGRRVARLHAGPLAGGTHRFRLEAAGLPSGVYLVRVEGGGASLVRRLTVVR
- a CDS encoding putative toxin-antitoxin system toxin component, PIN family, whose translation is MAEWQRFVFDTSTVIGAALSPEGKPRAALVQAALHGELCASVAAYSELTSRLSRPKFDRYLDDAERTAFLDWFEGLLSFVPVTTSVTDCRDLDDNKFLALALDSAADVLVSSDADLLVLHPYRGIAVLSPTDFLRELAE
- a CDS encoding helix-hairpin-helix domain-containing protein, with product MNSFLLPLFLAFALSPVALAQPVPGTTGTEAEAVLEDLTDDEISGDPTDLLELLADLRENPLDINTAPAEDLALVPAFSPLVAETIVRFRETSGPFGSIPELRSVEGVTEDVFFEARPYLRIGPELAVVRTISPYPSVPSLAEVRAGARVEVLQRLTRRLDLGEGFDALPDSLVDDPDAPTRFAGSPERIYTRVRATYRRNVSANVTLEKDPGEQFTFEGESVGYDFASFHLAALRVGRIEALVVGDYVAEFGQGLALWRAAGFGKGRASVRPLIRRGRGLRPYGSTDENRFFRGVGATVAVTPALYLTAFGSRRALDASFNDVDTTDVEAPITDATVAGLPADGLHRTPSEIARKDALGQTLFGGGAEVRFDRATVGVVGYSARFDNPVAPGERPFERFDFAGDAATVASAYANVFLGTFQLFGEVASSDGVVAGVGGAEASLDRLDAVVLARHYPRDFASLHGYAFGERNGRGQNETGLYLGLKLRPARRWVVSGFFDQYRFPWVRFAVPRPATGHEALLYVEHTPRRWLTLYAQGRTETRETAADFAQPTGAVLEGLVPETRRSLRVQGEYLANRDLRFRTRIEGSHYRQADQPAATGVLLFQDVRWQLTKALRLDARLTFFDTEGFDARLYQFENDLTGVFANTLLFGRGTRTYAMLSFRPGGRFEGLDLRAKLASTRFEDRPTVSSGLSEIDGPRVRDLALQLRYRFGG